The region tattaaaatgttattatattaatgtaaattttaggatacttaatacttaataattctaaagttgacaaaataacattatgattgatgaattatgaattcattgcaaatattaattgcattattttaaacaagcCTGGTTTTAATTAGACGAGGCAAATCAAATAGGATTTACTAgtggtatttaataatttgatgatgaattgataattttatgatttaatattaaaatggccAGACTAGTGTTAAATGTTAACAGTAATTCGtaggtaataattaaaaactctCGCGTTACTAAGTGTCTAAcagacatttaaaatacatacatacatgtagtcacgtctatatcccttgcggggcggacagagccaacagtcttgaaaagactgttggctctgtcttccttttttattggtacggGAACCACCACTTCacgcatttaaaataatgatgaaatttgacacATCTTTTTCAAAGATGAGAAGTAAgagatgattaattttaaatactttccGGACGGGAATAGAATCTGAACCTGACCTCttcaacctttgcaggggaactaaACTGACATTGGATCATGgatctgaatgtgcaggtttcctcaacTTAAGAGAATCAGTcgtaaataacttaaaaaaaaagtcattggCACATCTCCGAGTCGGGATCTGTGCTCACGCGCATTACTTTATTTACGGTTGGGCTACTTAGACTACTGCGGCTGGGTCCAAATATGAATCTAGGAACAAGAAGTTATCTAAAgaagtaatacatacatatatatagtcacgtctatatccgttacggggtagacagagccaatactcCCGAAAAGACttgatggccacgttcagctgctcggcttaaagatggaattgagatccaaaaagtgacaggttgctagcccatcgcctaaaaaaaggatcgcaattttataagtctatcccttagtcaccttttacgacacccatgggaaagagatggagtggtcctattcttttttgctttggtgccgggaaccacacggcactgtattaATGACTATAGAGACACACATTACCAAACactatataaacattttaaaagtaactATAGCGCGTTTTATACGCAACTTGTGCATTTGCTTAGTCGAACTGCTCCGACCATAACTAATATTATCTTAACTAACTAACCATATTTCATACATGAACTGTCGTATTCAGTCATAACTGTTATCTTCAGTGCATATAATGTGCATCAGGAACATTAGTTGTATCTTCATATAGGTTTACGATTGTTTGCAACCAATAACATGTTATAATGTACAGATAACAAAACTGTTTATAACACAGTATATAAGTAGTAGCTAACACAGTATGTAGCCTACATGATGTAGGTagtaagaagaagaataaggTGGTTGAACGGTGCCCGTTGTCCGATTAGTTTTCCATTTTTAACACTAGATGGCATTGTTTCGAATGTACCGATAAGCGCTGTTTTCCGATCCGATGTAGGTAAAACATATAATGATACTAACAcagcgatactatatttaataataaaaacttgtatagataaacatccaagatccaggccaacTAGAAAAAGTTCGCTTCTCATTaagccctggccgggattcaaacacGGGACCTTCAATACCGCTGCGCCATTTTAAATGGATATAGGTATAacacaatatataataagcagatatacaaggagagtgtggagggaaaggtcggggtgggaagacctagacgaacatatcttgatcaaattaaggacgtcctggtgaagggtcaggtcaaaagtgcccgaaaccgccgagcttgcatgaagagagttatgaatgtggatgaagcaaaggaagtatgcagggatcgtggcaagtggaaagaggtagtctctgcctacccctccgggaaagaggcgtgagtttatgtatgtatgtatgtacaatatataatattaaaatgtatcgCAATTTGACGGCTGcaattttgcaattttttttttaaatgtttgttggtGTTCGTGGACGGCGAGAAAAATTTGAACAATTGCCggaaaaaccttaaaaacagtCCTTTTCCATTtcccatacaaacgttttctaactAAAACGTAGAGTTAATTTGAGCTGTATTGCTTTTGTATAAAGTTCACTCCCCGTCATCAGGGTGACGGTTCTTTTCAGCAGAATTTTTTGCCCCGTTTATAAAATAGGTAAGAACAAaaccgtgcggttcccggcaccaatacaaaaaagaataggaccactcatcatctctttcccatggatgtcgtaaaaggcgactaagggataggcttataaaattgcgatcctttttttaggcgatgggctagcaacctgtcactatttggatctcaattccatcattaagtcgagcaactgaacgtggccattcagtcttttcgggacttattggctctgtctaccccgctagggatatagacgtgactatatgtatgtatgtaagaacaaaaaactgctacattacaaatctttttgacagaacgaTGTCTATCGGTCCGCTAGttggaatataaaaattaaaagcgaagttttaagaaatgtattaaattttgttcacGTGTAATTTCATATTGGTTAGTTACCTATTTGTATGGTTCGAAAATCTTTGTCAACATCCTTATTGTTGAGTTCCAAGAaccactacatattataacatCCCACGGCATAAGGAAACTTACTTCATTACAAACTATATTTGTGATAAGatttcatattaaatatttatttatttttactctgCCGTAAAAAGGTCATAACTTAAACAATATGAGGAAAATTTTCAGTTTAATCCGTTCAGTGGTTCCGGCTGTAAGTTAATAGAAAAGTCATTCACCTCCTCTCTTCTTTAGATCTATATTTAGatcataaatacttattttgacGCGATTCCCGGGCTCAGAAGccgaataaattctttattgatGTGAacgaaatacttattttatgacTGAAACTGGccactaagaaaaaaagaaaaaccaaaatagAATGTCAACTCAGATATTGTTTCAAAAGCGTATTATTTATCATGAAATATAAGTTCAATGTAGTTCAAACCTTAATTATCGATCttcaattttattgtcaaaCTACATAAATcagatatacttatttatattttacatatatacatagagtcacgtctatgtcccttgcggggtagacagagccaacagtcctgaaaagactgaatggccacgttcagctatttggctaaatgatagaattgagattcaaatagtgattgaTTGGTTGCTCGCACgtcacctaaaaaaagaatcccaaatttataagcctatcccttagtcgccttttacgaaatccatgggaaagagagggagcggtcctattcatttttcttcactaaaaatctcgtaacacaagactCGGATTTActtcggggctaactcaatctgtgtaatttgcccctttttatatttatatttatcatttgcAGGTGTTATTGGCGAAGTCAtggcgggccgctagttaaTGATTTAATCCTTAttcattacattttcattGTTCCAGGTATCTTGGATCAGGAGGAAGGATTATCATTTGCTGACTGTTGGTCTCACCACGTACAGCTCAGACCAGAGGTTTCAAGCGATACATTTACAGCATTCCGAGGTTAGATATCCtgtttatatgtaatatttttcgaGAATTACCTACCATTCAGGACTGGAAagttaaattcttaaaatgttTAGTAATATTCTtgtctttcctatggatgtcgtaaaggcgaccaaggtaaaggcttataaacttatttctCTCAAAGGAGATGACTCAAACTCTCCCAGCAATTAGATTAACTtaacaataaacattttgcACTATCTACACAAATACCCCATAAGGAATGATATCGTGAAAATGAAGAATGACATATTACATTTCACATATTgcccatgtcgtaaaaggcgactaacggaatAGACCCATTCGTCTATCGCAAGCTTCCATGCTAGTTTGATCATGCAAGGCAAATTAAAAAACGTAATTCGTGTCAGCTGCTTCTTCTGCGTGCTGAATTTCAAAGTCTAATCATTCAGTCAGTCATAAACTAGGGTTTTTTTTGGGCTATCTGTCACTATCAGAAtcgcaattccatcatcaaagATGCTCGTGACCTCTCGTTGACAGgaccatcacctaaaaaaagaatcccatgattattaatgttaaaaaaatataaatttaaaagtcaaaGGAAGGCTAATGAATATTAGCGtaattataaagagaaaaaaaaaatataacttgttcaaatgaaatattaagtGATGTAAATAGACGGAGACCTCAAAAGAAATTTCCACCATTCCAAATGGCTTTTTTATTCGAGTAATTTTATGTCAAGTGACGTACTCTTCGAAATTCTCGGCTTTAAGGACCGCTGTGCACATTGGGCCAGTGACTGGCCGATCGCTAGGCCAGCTTGTTTGGctaatataaatagtaatacagacatatggtcacgtctatatcccttgtggggtagacagtctacagtcttgaaaagactgaatggccacgttcagttatttggcttaatgatagatttgagattcaaatagtgacaggttgctaacccatcgccttaataagaatcccaagtttgtaagcctatccctcagtcgccttttacgatttccattagaaagagatggagtggtcctattcttttcagtattggtgccgggaaccacacggcacagtaaagtaatactttattattaaaataacatgatAGCTTTTCCATCGTGGATCGGGGACTTgaacgttggctctgtctaccgcgtaagagataaagacgtgatgatatgtaatatatgtatctaataTGATAATAGCTAATGCAcctaatattgatatttttaaactacctACAGCAAGGGCGGTtgcatctttatttaaaaaaaattattattatggcgGACGTTTGACAGATGATACAGAATTGAAACTAAAATGTATTTCGTCCTCGCCTGTCTGAAGAGATTGGTCACGATCCGGGATTAAGGAAGTCTGGCTTTTACACAAACCGACTCCCGTCTAACCTATGCAATCTTTGCTGGGAACCTCTTCATTTGAATCAtaattacacatccagttacctgaTTGAGCAGATTTACTCACGATGATAAGGTGAGAGattaaaagcatcggttatcaattaaacttatgtacataactacaaaaaaaaattggttactCGCgacgggatttgaacctattCAAACCTGTGTGCCACTTTATTCGGGTACCTAAaccattcaaattcaaatttaaatttttattcattattataggaaacctcatatcacttaattgtcatatcttttggtttgaCAACATTAgttgacatcaaataaattacttaaaactaactttactgccgcttccgaattgtcagtgcaaaagaaactgtaacaaactgcactgcagcattttcttcaacaacgtcaacttcttACCTTTCAAATTGCAATGCCTTTGCTAGCAGCTGGCTCAATGTGTAAAAGTACGACTTTGAGACAGGAAAAAACTGTTCAAGACGGAAATTAAGGTTTTTTCTTCATCAGTATTTAATGGCTTGAGTTATTTAAACCGAATTACTGATAccagatatatgtatgttttatagtTCTAATTAGATCATTATTGTCATAgtcatttattgtattttctatttattgtaAGCCATCTTAATCTTGCGTAAAAACTCACGATGAATTCGCAGTTCTTTATACCTATATcaataattgtaaatacatataatcacgtctatgacctttacggggtaaacaaactcaacagtcttgataagactgataggccatgttcagttttttgacttgatgatagaagtgagattcaaatagcgagaggttgctagcccatcgcttagtcgccttttacgacatgggaTGACGACGACGACAacgccatgggaaagagatggagaagtcctaatcttttttctattggtgccgtgaaccacacggtataattatataatgtaattatattaatatgaaatatatttaagcgAAAATAATCATCATCAGGAATCCTATGCACGCTTGTGTAAATCTAAAATTATTCGACCACAAATGCAAAGTTATGcggttaattaatattaattctgccgtgccgtgtggttcccggcaccaataaaaaaaagattaggaccactccatctcgttcccatggatgttgtaaaaggcaactaagggataggcttacaaacttgggattcttcttttaggcgaccaGCTtttactagcaacctgtcactatttgaatctcaattttatcattaagccaaatagctgaacgtggcctgtcagtcttttcaagactgttggctctgtctaccccgcaatggataaagacgtgattatatgtatgtttgtatgtaatattaattatttttttcacaggATTGGACTCTCAAAGTGAAATTCGTCCAGAAAAGAGACGCGGGCACCTACGAATGTCAGGTGTCGTCACATCCGCCCACGAGTATATTTCTACGCTTAGATGTCATAGGTGAGTTGGCAATGACGTGGGCtgagattgttttttttttattaaacaactagctgtcccggcaaacgttgttttgccttataaataatttgaaattaaaaaaaaatgttaagggtggacaacccttaacacttaggggtatgaaaactagatgttagccgattctcagacctactgattatgcatgcaaaatttggttaaaatcggtaaaaccgtttcggaggagtacggagacaaacattgtgacactagaattttatatataagagatgtatttaatttattaacatattcatgtaaacataaacataaagacataacatataatcacgagccgacagtcttcaaaagactgaaaggccacgttcagctgtttggctaaatgatagaattgagatttaaatagtaacagttTGCTAGaccattgcctaaaaagaggagtcccaagtatagcttatcccttatttttagcatatttatttacatcaaggaaaatgtATATGGTCCTCAATTCTGGCAGTGTTAAACGAATAATCctgtttttctgtttgttatttcattattattttatgattaatcAACGAAGTAACAAATTAACcgcaatataattaataattacaaataaatgtgtaccaaaaattgtacaaaggcgtcagaaaataaattaagccaCTTAACGCCAAATTCACCGAAAATTAagcattaattaaaagttatccatccatattatcacgtctctatcacttacggggtagacagagccagcaacaTTGAAAGGCtcacaggccacgttcagctgtttggcctaatgatagaattgacatttatatagtggcaggttgctagcctatcgcctaaaagaataatcccaagctgataagcccatccctttgtcgccttttacggcatccatgggaaagagatttagaggtcctgttctttttttcatgggtgccgggaaccacacggcaggaCATACGatgcaataatttttatgttactaATTACAATGTGCTGTATGGTTTCCGGCAATttagaaaagaaccactccatatctttcccatggatgatgtaaaaagcgactaagggataggcttataaacttagggttcctcttgtaggcgatgggctagcaaccagtatttgaatttcaattacattttgaagcctatacagctgaacgtggattttcagtcttttcaagagtgttggttctgtcaaccccgcaagggatatagacgtgactatatgtatgtaatgcaattgtaaatgtatgaataaataataaattaatatacacaggacaaattacacagattgagttagccttatagtaagttcaagacttgtgttacgagatattaactctatattttataataaataattatatagatttatcatccaagacccaggccaatcagaaaaagttattttctcgtCATGTCcttgccgggattcgaacccgggacttccggtgtcacagacaaaattatttaatttctttacagTTATAGATATCAggggatatttttaaattcggcTTATTATACtgtcataataaatttagattcaaacaatattaatacagaaattaaaggggtattttcattttcggtccatattttaattagcttttgtttttatgaccCGACTGATGTCTACTCTGCTTAGGTAATCAAATCGCTTATTCCCTAACTCGAcctatacgacatccatgagaaagaggtGAAGTGTCCCTATTTTTATAGTGCACACAGCATTTCTTGACTCCCTAAAAACAgtatacaaaaatttcaatattttggtTTATCGCAacaagatgtggtctctgcctacccctccgagaaagaggcgtgatttatgtatttttgtatcgcaacaattacaagataataatacatacatacatgaaatcacgccttcttcccggaggggtagacagagattacgtctttgccacgatctctgcatacttccttcgcttcatccacattcataactctcttcatgcaagctcggcggtttcgggtactaaATAAACAGTTGGGGTTATTTTAACCCAACTTATtgtataatatagtatattaaagccgtgtatttaaatatgcatgtacGATATATTTGTGGAAATCAGAAATTTTAACGAATCGCGTTTATAATCCGGTATTTGTATTTCAGTTTTAAGGATAACTTgatataagttatttaaattataaaacagattAACACttcctataaaaaaattatgacattTCAAACAAGCTAGTTACTCCGGCTGAATGTTAAGTGCTTTAAACAAATGTAACAACTGTATTATGACTCATTCAAtgcataataaatcatttattcattccgACATTTTGTGgcggcggccatcttggaCCGATTTTTGACAGTTAAATGGTTTGGTCAtgaaatcttgaaaaatttagttttaattaaagttgtAAATTAAACTAAGTAAATTAGttcatttattaagttttagaatttaatcaataaagtaaattagaaaaaataattcaatgttCTTTTTAGTTCAATCTATTACTTCGgttatatgatattttttcaatattttttaacaaaaagtcGTACCTATATTTTCCGTGGAAAACCAGTATAATATTGTAGGTGGCGGTAAATTCGCGCGTACATTTcgcgcgcgggcgaagctgctaGTAAAAGTTAGTCACATATAAGTAAGGTCAATGTTCTTTagaaattttcatgaaaacgGCCGGCCACCATTTTCggcgttaaaattaaattttaattatttcagccCTTTCGCCGACCAGCCATTGTGTCTGCGTGAAATTCAGACCCTAAGGGTCTCaaatttgcatataaatatgttattagaCACAAAAACAATCGCCCTGTATTcgtgaaaagaaaacattgtTACGTTATGATACCTCTTTGTTAAAAAAACTCATATAAATGAGCTTGCTTTACGCGAAATTTTAagcaaaaaattgttttttattattacattttaagttACTTTTTGTGTCGTTTTCGGGCAGCCTAGAGGAGCCTAGGATTCGGTAGTAGAGGCAAATTTGGGTAGATTAAAGTGCTGTTGGCTGTACCTGGGCTACAAATAGATGAGACCATTAATTACAGCCCGCTCTAATGAGTAGCATTCCTTTTACATCACGAAACGAACCATCTTTAAACATAAATCAATGAACcgataatttaattctttaattCTTTGCAGAAGCCAGAGCCGAGATCTCAGGACCCACAGAGAAGTATTTGAAACCGGGGTCTACTCTGCGCCTGCAGTGCTCTGTGGTCCAAACCACTGAGGCACCAGCTTTTGTGTTttggtaagtatataaaactcattaattttatatgagtagtgccgtgtggttcccggcaccaaaacaaagaataggaccactccatcactttcccatggaagtcataaaaggcgactaagagataggcttacaaacttgggattcttttttaggcgatgggctagcaacctgtcactatttgaatctcaattctatcatttagccaaatagctgaacgtggccattcagtcttttcaagactgttggctctgtctaccccgcaagggatatagacgtgaccattatgtatgtatgtcattttatatatacctacacagAGTTATCTACGTAAATACCAACCTGACATCgtagcatgacacgcgcgacgccgtttataTCGCGCGAGAGactatctacatacatacatacatatattcacgtctacatcccatgcggggtagacagagccaacagtcttaaaaagactgattgaagaattgagattcaaatagtgacaggttgctagaccatcgcctacaagaggaatctcccaagtttataagcatatcccttagtcgccttttgcgacatccatgggaatgagaggaagtggttttattataagtaccgAATACCACATGGCACTCAAAGATGAACGAGAAATAAGTTGGATTTCAAAGTTAAAGCCTTAAGTAAAGTCCCTTTATATTCCAAATTCTAAAGCTGAAATGCATAAGGCACTAGTAGCTGCCCGCGACTTGTTCGCGCGGAAACCCTATCACAACGGTACATTTAATCCCACGGGagctccgggataaaatgtagcctatgtgttTTTTTGGGTCTtcaactatatacataccaaatttcattgtaatcggtttagtagtatttgagtgaaagagtaacaaacatccatacaatcGATACATAAACTTtcgaattaatatttaagtggGATAGGATTAGATAgttgttccgtgtggttcccggcaccaatgaaaaagagaataggacccctcCTTTTcattcccacggatgtcgtaaaaggtgtcTAAGGGGTatgcttataagcttgggattattcttttaggcgatgggctatttgaatctcaattctatcataagccaaacagcttgacctgtcagcctttcaatgttgctggctctgtctaccccgcaaagaatatagacgtgattagcTGGATGAATGGATTAAATAGTTAGTCGTTGTTAACTGTTCCGTGGTCGAAATCAACAAACAATGTTGATTAGCTTTTTACTAATTGAACGAATTAAACCGAGCCGTTTGGCATCAGATTGCCAGTTGGCAGCCGTCAGATTTGTTTGAGAGTTGCTGGAGTTCTCGTGAAGTGGCCTAATTGTCACGTTCCGTTTTTTGCGGAGTGGATAAAGTGAGTTTTTTTGGTCAATAGCCTCTCTagtgtatatacataaaatcaggccACTTTCTCGAAAGGTTAGgctgagactacatctttccacttgccacgatctctgcatacttccttcgcttcatccacattcataactctcttcatgcaagctctgcggtttcaggtactcgtgacctgaccctttaccaggatgtccttaacttgatcaagatacgttcgtctaggtttTCCCACTGAGACTTtaccctccacactctccttgtatatctgcttagtaaacctgctttcattcatcctctccacatgaccaaaccatcttaacatacccttttctgtGGTGTAGGTTTAAAGAAATGTCTTTTGAGACACCTGTTCGCGAAGAAATGGAATTATCTTATTAAcatacatgtgccgtgtgatttccggcacgaatacaaaaaagaataggaccacttcatctctttcccatggatgtcgtaaaaggcgactaatggataagcttattaacttaagattcttttttatgcaatgggcttgcaacctgtccccatttgaatcttgattctatctttaagccaaatagctgaacttggccattcagtctttttaagactgttggctctgtctaccccgcaagagttataaaataaataaataaatatatacgggacaaattacacagattgagttagcctcgaagtaagttcgagacttgtgttacgagatactaactcaacgatactatattttataataaatacttagatagataaacatccaagacacagaccaatcagagaaagttcgtttctcatcatgctctgaccgggttcgaacccgggacctccggtgtcacagacaagcgtattaccgctgcgccacagaggccgtcaagagtacaggtatagacgtgaccatgtatatgtatgtatgataatgagacctaacgagatttttgaaactatcaACATAGTCTGGGCTTTCCTGATATCGATAGGGAGAGCATTCCATAGACGGACAGCTTGCCAACTGGAACTTACGAAGATGATGTTCAACATGTTGACGGCTTCTGAGGCGCAGCGGTAggacgcttgtctgtgacaccggaggtcccgggttcgaatcccggccagggcatgacgagaaaccaactttttctgattggcctgggtcttggatgtttatctatataagtatttattataaaatatagtatcgttgagttagtatctcgtaacacaagtctcgaacttacttagaggctaactcaatctgtgtaatttgtcccatatatatttatatttatttattgattttactaTAGTAATCTTTGTCACAGGTACCACAACAGCAGAATGATCAACTATGATTACGAGTTTGGTATCAACGTGACCACTGACCCCGCTCAGAGGCTCTCTGACCTCCTTATCCCGGCGGCGAGCGTCACCCACGCTGGTAATTACACCTGCGTTCCTAACAACGCCGTGCCGGCTAGCATTTACGTCCATATTTTTAACGGTGAGTACATGGGCAT is a window of Amyelois transitella isolate CPQ chromosome 26, ilAmyTran1.1, whole genome shotgun sequence DNA encoding:
- the LOC106131928 gene encoding uncharacterized protein LOC106131928 translates to MSVEGQRCLCIVVLLTHTAIGSGEGPTPPPLTSASPTVKAEQNELTVSFPPLEDLYNNTPEKHFGTENNTVVTSQTGSTALLPCVIRNIGDGIVSWIRRKDYHLLTVGLTTYSSDQRFQAIHLQHSEDWTLKVKFVQKRDAGTYECQVSSHPPTSIFLRLDVIEARAEISGPTEKYLKPGSTLRLQCSVVQTTEAPAFVFWYHNSRMINYDYEFGINVTTDPAQRLSDLLIPAASVTHAGNYTCVPNNAVPASIYVHIFNGENPAAMQSSSPTFIPHLNFHLLLPLTTLHFVSR